From Salvia splendens isolate huo1 chromosome 16, SspV2, whole genome shotgun sequence, a single genomic window includes:
- the LOC121769913 gene encoding uncharacterized protein LOC121769913: MTSILASRPPARLPATGDSFAAVLKAVNCRILCFGYSNLETHIRTRMTGGPTQPGARNSCVVFSGKLDDSVEGDDASEREESGSDSVNSDLIREELEKIVGRDDSSFSGMDLATLIRNRYGRSYDVQLIKKEFMGRNLLALNVMWKYMEQRSFPLTEEEYILRLDDVANTLKCWGAVSHIRNSLQKVKERPRIGKAVSIFIDMDESGGRANEWIYK; this comes from the exons ATGACTAGTATCTTGGCGAGCCGGCCTCCAGCAAGGCTGCCGGCGACTGGAGACAGTTTTGCCGCTGTTCTGAAAGCTGTTAATTGCAGAATCCTCTGTTTCGGGTATTCGAATTTGGAAACTCACATCCGCACGCGTATGACCGGTGGTCCTACGCAGCCTGGCGCTAGGAATTCGTGCGTCGTTTTCTCCGGTAAATTGGACGATAGTGTTGAAGGCGATGATGCCTCTGAGAGGGAAGAAAGCGGTAGTGATTCT GTTAACAGTGACCTAATCAGGGAAGAGCTTGAAAAAATTGTTGGGAGAGATGACTCCAGTTTCAGCGGGATGGATCTTGCAACTCTTATACGGAACAGATATGGAAGGTCTTATGATGTGCAACTAATTAAGAAG GAATTCATGGGCAGAAACCTCCTTGCTTTAAATGTCATGTGGAAGTACATGGAGCAG AGATCATTCCCATTGACTGAAGAAGAGTATATTTTGAGacttgatgatgtggcaaatACTTTGAAATGTTGGGGCGCTGTCTCACATATCCGGAACAGTCTTCAGAAGGTGAAAGAACGGCCTCGGATTGGCAAG GCCGTAAGCATCTTCATAGATATGGACGAGTCTGGAGGGCGAGCAAATGAGTGGATATACAAGTAG